In a single window of the Populus alba chromosome 16, ASM523922v2, whole genome shotgun sequence genome:
- the LOC118050382 gene encoding altered inheritance of mitochondria protein 32, whose product MRIAHPARSLISFTLDFSSPPPAKPLSFHSLTPKTTERPRRRVFQFSMEKTENVSTTATEDADANYGFNRSEMYKSNLAGTVGPYDRHVFLCFKNPDAWLPHVEEDDLPKLVSTALKTRKDDITVKTKVTICEGGEGTEFENGDVLIFPDMIKYKDLKASDVDGFVDDVLVSGKPWASGVQEVLTGTHVFVCAHGSRDKRCGVCGPVLIEKLKEGIESRGLKDKIFVSACSHVGGHKYAGNLIIYSPNSEGKTMGHWYGYVTPEDVPEILDQHIEKGIVIERIWRGQMGLSAEEGERIGEQKLRKGKDKTKSNKHEENSAEAAKDNVASCCQGANGVSCCRDGSSETIKEKKLVENIEGHGKCGLDKLSRWIGSLEQSDVLAAVAVVGAVATIAVACSFYKRSG is encoded by the exons ATGCGCATTGCGCACCCTGCCCGCTCTCTCATATCCTTCACCCTCGATTTCTCTTCACCTCCACCAGCAAAACCTCTCTCTTTTCACTCTCTGACTCCAAAAACAACCGAGAGACCACGACGACGTGTCTTTCAATTTTCGATGGAGAAGACGGAGAATGTTTCCACAACGGCGACCGAGGACGCTGACGCCAATTACGGGTTCAATCGATCGGAGATGTACAAGTCCAACCTCGCTGGAACTGTTGGTCCTTATGACAGACACGTGTTCCTTTGCTTCAAGAACCCTGATGCGTGGCTACCTCATGTTGAGGAAGATGATCTACCGAAACTCGTCTCCACCGCTTTGAAAACTCGTAAAGACGACATCACTGTCAAG ACGAAGGTGACGATCTGCGAAGGAGGAGAAGGAACCGAGTTTGAGAACGGAGATGTTTTGATATTTCCTGACATGATTAAATACAA GGATTTGAAGGCCTCTGATGTCGatggttttgttgatgatgtACTCGTGAGCGGCAAACCATGGGCCTCCGGGGTGCAGGAGGTGTTGACAGGTACACATGTATTTGTGTGCGCTCATGGTAGTCGTGATAAGAGATGTGGTGTTTGTGGACCAGTTCTTATTGAAAAGCTCAAAGAGGGAATTGAGTCTCGAGGGTTGAAGGACAAAATTTTTGTTAGTGCCTGTTCTCATGTTGGGGGGCATAAATATGCTGGGAACCTGATAATCTATAGTCCGAATTCAGAGGGAAAAACCATGGGTCATTG GTATGGCTATGTTACTCCTGAAGATGTGCCTGAAATATTGGATCAGCATATTGAGAAGGGAATAGTTATAGAACGAATTTGGAG GGGCCAAATGGGGTTATCAGCTGAAGAAGGCGAGAGAATTGGGGAACAAAAGCTTCGAAAAGGAAAAGATAAGACCAAGAGCAATAAGCATGAAGAAAACAGCGCTGAGGCTGCTAAGGACAATGTGGCTAGCTGTTGCCAGGGTGCTAATGGCGTTTCATGCTGCAGAGATGGAAGCTCGGAgacaattaaagaaaagaaactggTGGAGAACATTGAAGGGCATGGAAAGTGTGGGCTGGATAAACTATCAAGGTGGATAGGATCACTGGAGCAAAGTGATGTTCTTGCAGCAGTTGCTGTAGTTGGAGCGGTGGCGACAATTGCAGTGGCTTGTAGCTTTTATAAAAGGTCAGGCTAA
- the LOC118050369 gene encoding protein kinase PVPK-1, with amino-acid sequence MESFVNGIESSSQTQNSASKVGSHPLSTSVMSRPSRPPTLKQSRHEGASSGACYASSSNHVIKTVHHSNGSVIYPKNSYKTARDGIRHEEFLSTAKYFFSPHKGKSEFASSPEVVSQSAESSPGNKVSTAENNSCIKHPTDDPKSSYSSGSLESESIVSGPSEADAGQLNNHMVSQSAVSFCPSPSNSIYTATLYAEAKQSFTNTEVSEEASIVEKSVESGEVSNSYDNESRKMSLYRGSTDSDISDESSSSSLSSALYKPHKANDVRWEAIQAVRSHSGTLGFNHFKLLKRLGCGDIGSVYLSELSGTRTCFAMKVMDKAALAARKKLLRAQTEREILQSLDHPFLPTLYSHFETEKFSCLLMEFCPGGDLHALRQRQPGKYFPEHAARFYVAEVLLALEYLHMLGIIYRDLKPENVLVREDGHIMLSDFDLSLRCAVCPTLVKSSNSSSESKNSAYCVQPACIEPTCVIQPDCIQPACFGPRFFSTKAKKGKKSKSKNEMNHQVNPLPELIAEPTNARSMSFVGTHEYLAPEIIKGEGHGSAVDWWTFGIFLYELLFGKTPFKGAGNRATLFNVVGQPLRFPESPTVSFAARDLIRGLLVKEPQHRLAYRRGATEIKQHPFFQSINWALIRCTNPPEVPKQAIMEFLMRADSPKPPTDVNVPGVDVKPSGNYLEIDFF; translated from the exons ATGGAGTCGTTTGTCAATGGGATTGAATCTTCATCACAGACTCAGAATTCAGCATCTAAAGTAGGCAGCCACCCGCTTTCCACATCTGTCATGTCTCGCCCTTCTCGGCCTCCAACTCTGAAACAGTCTAGACATGAAGGGGCTTCTTCCGGTGCATGCTATGCAAGTTCATCCAATCATGTCATCAAGACTGTCCACCATTCGAATGGTTCTGTAATCTATCCGAAAAATTCCTACAAAACAGCGCGTGATGGTATCCGCCATGAAGAATTTCTTAGCACGGCAAAATATTTCTTTAGTCCTCATAAGGGCAAATCGGAGTTTGCAAGCTCGCCTGAAGTTGTTAGTCAATCAGCAGAATCTTCTCCTGGGAATAAGGTTTCAACAGCGGAGAACAATTCCTGCATCAAACATCCCACGGATGATCCAAAGAGCTCTTATTCCAGTGGCTCACTTGAATCTGAAAGTATTGTCTCAGGCCCATCCGAAGCAGATGCTGGGCAGCTTAACAATCACATGGTATCTCAATCAGCTGTAAGCTTCTGTCCAAGTCCTTCAAACAGCATCTATACTGCCACTCTCTATGCAGAGGCCAAACAGAGTTTCACCAACACAGAAGTAAGTGAAGAAGCAAGCATTGTTGAGAAGTCTGTTGAAAGTGGTGAAGTAAGCAACTCCTACGATAACGAGAGCAGGAAAATGAGCCTCTATAGAGGCAGTACTGATAGTGATATTAGTGATGAAAGCAGTTCCAGTAGTTTAAGCAGTGCATTATACAAGCCCCACAAGGCAAATGATGTAAGATGGGAAGCAATTCAAGCTGTCAGATCTCATTCGGGAACATTGGGGTTCAATCACTTTAAATTGTTGAAGAGACTAGGATGTGGAGATATAGGCAGTGTTTATCTATCAGAGTTGAGTGGTACTAGAACTTGTTTTGCAATGAAAGTTATGGATAAAGCAGCTCTAGCTGCACGGAAAAAGCTTTTAAGGGCTCAGACTGAACGAGAGATCCTTCAATCTCTGGATCATCCATTTCTACCCACGCTATATTCACATTTTGAAACAGAGAAGTTCTCTTGCTTGTTAATGGAGTTCTGCCCTGGCGGGGACTTGCATGCACTGAGGCAACGCCAACCTGGGAAGTACTTTCCAGAGCATGCTGCCAG GTTTTATGTTGCAGAAGTGCTCCTTGCTTTGGAATACTTGCACATGCTTGGGATCATTTACAGAGACCTCAAACCAGAGAATGTTTTGGTGAGGGAAGATGGGCATATAATGCTTTCAGATTTTGATCTCTCTCTAAGATGTGCTGTCTGCCCTACTCTGGTAAAATCATCGAACTCCAGCTCAGAGTCGAAGAATTCGGCATATTGTGTGCAGCCTGCCTGCATTGAGCCAACTTGTGTAATACAACCAGATTGCATCCAGCCAGCGTGCTTTGGACCACGCTTCTTCTCAACCAAGGCCAAGAAAGGTAAAAAGAGCAAGTCTAAGAATGAGATGAATCATCAAGTAAACCCTCTGCCTGAGCTCATTGCCGAACCCACAAATGCTCGTTCAATGTCTTTTGTGGGTACGCATGAGTACTTGGCCCCTGAAATAATTAAAGGTGAGGGCCATGGAAGTGCTGTAGATTGGTGGACATTTGGGATATTTCTCTATGAGCTTTTGTTTGGTAAAACTCCTTTCAAGGGAGCAGGAAATCGAGCTACACTATTTAATGTGGTTGGCCAGCCATTAAGATTTCCAGAATCACCTACTGTGAGCTTTGCAGCTAGGGACTTGATCAGAGGTTTACTCGTGAAGGAGCCGCAGCATCGTCTTGCTTACAGACGGGGAGCCACTGAAATAAAACAGCATCCATTCTTTCAGAGCATCAATTGGGCACTCATTCGTTGTACAAATCCTCCGGAGGTGCCAAAACAAGCAATAATGGAGTTTCTAATGAGAGCTGATTCTCCAAAGCCCCCCACAGATGTGAATGTGCCGGGTGTTGATGTGAAGCCTTCTGGtaattatttagagatagatttcttttag
- the LOC118050338 gene encoding uncharacterized protein isoform X1, with protein MAMVSWNLGAYQKQTPALHVTCRKKERDRDHSYPYKVIEITPPPKNLGIRCFPTNLQCGESVTIEGQAYTISAVTHRYQLRKGKYEPSEKRLDVLSTGRYILNLYLENLLEQS; from the exons ATGGCAATGGTGTCATGGAACCTAGGTGCATATCAGAAG CAGACACCAGCACTTCATGTAACatgcagaaagaaagaaagggacaGAGATCATTCCTACCCTTATAAGGTCATTGAAATCACACCTCCTCCAAAGAACCTCGGAATTCGTTGCTTTCCCAct AACCTGCAATGCGGAGAAAGCGTGACCATTGAAGGACAGGCATATACCATTTCAGCTGTGACACATCGATACCAGCTGCGGAAGGGAAAGTACGAGCCTAGCGAGAAGAGACTTGATGTTTTGTCGACAGGGAGATACATCTTGAACTTGTATTTAGAAAACTTGCTAGAAcaatcttga
- the LOC118050338 gene encoding uncharacterized protein isoform X2 produces MAMVSWNLGAYQKTPALHVTCRKKERDRDHSYPYKVIEITPPPKNLGIRCFPTNLQCGESVTIEGQAYTISAVTHRYQLRKGKYEPSEKRLDVLSTGRYILNLYLENLLEQS; encoded by the exons ATGGCAATGGTGTCATGGAACCTAGGTGCATATCAGAAG ACACCAGCACTTCATGTAACatgcagaaagaaagaaagggacaGAGATCATTCCTACCCTTATAAGGTCATTGAAATCACACCTCCTCCAAAGAACCTCGGAATTCGTTGCTTTCCCAct AACCTGCAATGCGGAGAAAGCGTGACCATTGAAGGACAGGCATATACCATTTCAGCTGTGACACATCGATACCAGCTGCGGAAGGGAAAGTACGAGCCTAGCGAGAAGAGACTTGATGTTTTGTCGACAGGGAGATACATCTTGAACTTGTATTTAGAAAACTTGCTAGAAcaatcttga
- the LOC118050321 gene encoding 15-cis-phytoene desaturase, chloroplastic/chromoplastic produces the protein MTTLTLSPSLPCPPSKKHLPLRFIAHASTQLSPASLKQQLSHQKTGVIVIGAGLAGLATATRLNSQNIPFLLLEASDAVGGRVRTDVVDGFLLDRGFQIFITAYPEAQRLLDYQALDLRKFYSGARIYFDGRFHTVADPLCHFFDSVKSLTNPIGSVIDKLLIALTRIQVLSKSDDEIMRADEVPTIDLLKKIGFSDSIVERFFQPFFGGIFFDKELGTTSRLFDFIFKCLALGNNTLPAKGIGAIPNQLASKLPADSILLNTRVVSVGLDKDQNTPMPFVRLENGDILQSELGVIVAVDEPHVNELLAEINSIEPVQSKKPARSTVCLYLSADRDDIPVRDPVLFLNGSGKGIVNNMFFATNVAPSYGPPGKALVSVTLIGLFDDRSDHDLVDEVISELSGWFGGSMVGSWKHLRTYRIRYAQPNQCPPTDLMKNPQIGSGLYLCGDHLTSATFDGALASGRKAAEALLRDRAFIKV, from the coding sequence ATGACTACTCTCACTCTTTCCCCTTCTCTCCCCTGCCCACCCTCCAAAAAACACCTCCCCTTAAGATTCATAGCCCATGCTTCCACACAACTCTCCCCAGCCTCTCTGAAACAGCAACTCTCCCACCAAAAAACCGGAGTCATTGTTATCGGAGCCGGCCTTGCAGGTCTAGCTACCGCAACCAGGCTAAACTCTCAAAACATCCCCTTCCTCCTGCTTGAGGCTTCTGACGCTGTTGGTGGCCGAGTTAGGACTGACGTTGTTGATGGTTTCCTCCTCGACCGAGGCTTCCAAATCTTCATCACTGCATATCCCGAGGCCCAAAGACTTCTTGACTATCAAGCACTGGACCTACGGAAATTCTACTCAGGTGCCCGCATCTACTTTGATGGCCGGTTCCATACGGTGGCTGATCCTTTATGCCACTTTTTCGATTCTGTCAAGTCCTTAACCAACCCCATAGGATCCGTGATCGACAAATTGCTTATCGCGTTGACAAGGATTCAGGTCCTGAGTAAATCGGATGATGAAATCATGCGTGCTGATGAGGTTCCTACTATTGATCTCCTAAAGAAAATTGGGTTTTCGGATTCGATAGTGGAACGCTTTTTCCAGCCTTTCTTTGGTGGcatattttttgataaagagCTCGGAACTACTTCAAGATTGTTCGACTTTATATTCAAGTGTCTCGCTCTCGGCAACAATACCCTTCCTGCCAAAGGAATCGGAGCCATTCCAAATCAATTAGCATCCAAGTTGCCAGCTGATTCCATCTTGTTGAATACAAGAGTTGTTTCTGTTGGTCTAGACAAGGATCAAAACACACCAATGCCCTTTGTTAGACTGGAAAATGGAGATATTCTACAAAGCGAGCTTGGAGTGATTGTGGCTGTTGATGAACCACACGTTAACGAGCTCTTGGCAGAAATTAACAGTATCGAGCCAGTTCAAAGTAAAAAACCTGCTCGCAGTACGGTCTGTTTGTATTTATCGGCAGACAGGGATGATATACCTGTTCGAGACCCAGTTCTGTTCCTTAATGGTTCGGGCAAAGGCATTGTAAATAACATGTTCTTTGCGACCAATGTAGCTCCATCCTATGGTCCACCTGGGAAGGCGTTGGTATCAGTGACTCTGATAGGGTTGTTCGATGATAGATCCGATCATGATCTAGTGGATGAGGTTATTTCGGAGCTATCAGGTTGGTTTGGAGGCTCGATGGTCGGGTCATGGAAGCACTTGAGAACGTATAGGATCAGATATGCACAACCAAATCAATGCCCTCCTACTGATTTGATGAAAAACCCTCAAATTGGGTCAGGTCTCTACTTGTGTGGCGATCACTTGACCTCTGCTACCTTTGATGGAGCATTAGCTTCCGGAAGAAAAGCTGCAGAAGCTTTGTTAAGAGATAGGGCATTCATTAAGGTTTAA
- the LOC118050331 gene encoding uncharacterized protein yields MDPHHNEPIHEGEPNDVKSTHIPKDDKPQPLSGDGASPGKIFIGGLARETTTAQFIKHFGKYGEITDSVIMKDRKTGQPRGFGFVTYADPSVVDQVIQDTHIINGKQVEIKRTIPKGAVGSKDFRTRKIFVGGIPAVVTEDEFNEFFTQFGEVTEHQIMRDHSTNRSRGFGFITFDTEQAVDDLLARGNKLELAGTQVEIKKAEPKKANPPPPPSKRYNDSRPAFRGGFDDAYGGFGGSGFGSIGSGYRSGGAYGSRAGAYSGYGGGEFGGYGGYGVGGIGAYRGEPSLGYAGRYGGLYSRGYDLGGGGYGGPGENYGGYGGGSGAGGGSGSGYGSSYDTGLGGGYGGNGGGSMYGSRVGYGGAGSGRYHPYGR; encoded by the exons ATGGACCCACACCACAACGAACCCATTCACGAAGGTGAACCTAACGACGTTAAATCCACCCACATCCCAAAAGATGACAAGCCTCAACCTCTCTCTGGAGATGGAGCTAGCCCCGG AAAAATTTTCATTGGAGGTTTAGCAAGAGAGACAACTACTG CACAATTCATTAAGCATTTTGGTAAATATGGTGAAATTACGGATTCCGTGATAATGAAGGACCGGAAAACAGGGCAGCCCCGTGGATTTGGCTTTGTGACCTATGCAGATCCATCTGTTGTTGATCAAGTCATTCAGGATACTCATATTATCAATGGCAAACAA GTTGAAATCAAGCGAACAATACCAAAGGGAGCGGTTGGGTCTAAGGATTTTAGGACCAGGAAGATTTTTGTTGGTGGAATACCTGCGGTTGTGACTGAAG ATGAGTTCAATGAATTCTTTACACAATTCGGAGAAGTTACAGAACATCAGATCATGCGGGACCACTCCACCAATCGTTCTCGTGGGTTTGGATTTATTACATTTGATACAGAGCAGGCAGTTGATGATCTGTTGGCCAGGGGAAATAAACTCGAGCTGGCTGGAACTCAG GTGGAAATCAAGAAGGCCGAGCCAAAGAAGGCAAACCCGCCTCCACCTCCATCAAAGCGTTATAATGATTCAAGGCCTGCATTTCGCGGTGGGTTTGATGATGCTTATGGTGGATTTGGAGGCAGTGGATTTGGTAGCATTGGTAGTGGTTATAGGTCTGGAGGGGCCTACGGAAGTAGAGCTGGTGCTTATAGTGGATATGGTGGAGGTGAATTTGGTGGCTATGGAGGATACGGAGTTGGGGGTATCGGTGCTTATAGGGGAGAGCCCTCCTTGGGATATGCTGGTCGTTATGGAGGACTGTACAGCAGGGGTTATGATTTAGGTGGTGGGGGTTATGGTGGCCCTGGTGAGAATTATGGCGGATATGGTGGTGGcagtggtgctggtggtggttcTGGCAGTGGCTATGGAAGTAGCTATGACACTGGCCTTGGAGGTGGCTATGGAGGTAATGGTGGAGGTTCCATGTATGGAAGCAGAGTGGGATATGGTGGTGCTGGGAGTGGTAGGTATCATCCTTATGGGAGATAG